Below is a genomic region from Mesorhizobium sp. NZP2298.
GTTGCGGTTGGCCATTTTTATCCGCAAATCGGAGAAAACCTGAAGCCGCTCGGCGATGCCTTCATCAAGCTCGTCAAGATGATCATCGCGCCCGTTATCTTTCTGACCGTGTCGACTGGAATTGCCGGCATGAGCGATCTTCAGAAGGTCGGCCGTGTTGCCGGCAAGGCGATGGTCTATTTCTTCACCTTCTCGACGCTCGCGCTTATCGTCGGCCTCATCGTCGGCAATGTCATTCAGCCTGGCGCCGGCCTCAACATCGATCTGACCTCGCTCGACGTCCAAGCCGTCAATGGCTATGCCTCAAAGGCCCATGAGCAGTCCGTGACCGGCTTCCTCATGAACATGATCCCGACCACGATTGTCGGCGCCTTTGTGGAAGGCGACATTCTACAGGTGTTGTTCTTCTCCGTCCTCTTCGGCATCGCGCTGGCGATGGTCGGAGAATCGGGCAAATCGGTTCTTTCCTTCCTTCAGGACCTCACTGCACCCGTTTTCAAATTGGTCGGCATCCTGATGAAAGCCGCGCCGATCGGTGCTTTCGGAGCAATGGCCTTCACGATTGGCAAATATGGCATCGGTTCGGTAGCCAACCTTGCGATGCTGGTCGGGACCTTCTATCTCACGGCCTTCCTCTTCGTATTCGGGGTTCTCGGTGCAGTCTGTCGCTACAACGGCTTCTCGATCTTTTCTCTTATCCGCTACATAAAGGAAGAGCTGCTGCTGGTCCTCGGAACGTCCTCCTCCGAGGCTGCGCTGCCCTCTCTCATGGAGAAAATGGAAAAGGCCGGCGCCAAGCGCTCGGTCGTGGGCCTGGTTATCCCGACCGGATATTCCTTCAATCTGGATGGCACCAATATCTACATGACCCTCGCGGCCCTTTTCATCGCGCAGGCGACGAATACGGATTTGTCAGTTGGCGATCAGGTCCTGCTGCTGCTCGTCGCGATGCTTTCCTCCAAGGGTGCAGCAGGTGTCACAGGTGCCGGCTTCGTCACGTTGGCCGCTACGCTCTCCGTAGTGCCGGCAGTTCCCGTTGCTGGAATGGCGCTGATCCTTGGCGTCGATCGCTTCATGTCGGAATGCAGGGCACTGACGAATTTGGTCGGTAACGCGGTGGCATCGCTCGTCGTCGCCCGCTGGGAAGGCGAACTGGATCAGGCGCAATTGAAAGCTGCATTCTGCGGCCACCAGCCTGCCGAGACATCAACCGGCCAGCCACTGATAACGCCCGCGCCCAGCAACTCGGCAGCATCGCTGCCGGTTGAACCGCCTGGCTGGTCCCAAACGCCGGACGATCGGGCCGCGGGTTCCAAACAAACTCTCGCGGGCCGATGAAATCAACAATCCCGAAATGCAGTGGGTGCAAAATCATCTGCGCCTTGCGAAGGTCTTGCACCGGTCACGACACACAAGCCCTCGATGATGCGCTTAATGCCTCCGAAGTTTGCGACGGTTCGTGGAACCGGGTGCGGAGCTGGGTCGGAGCCGTCGGCACGGCTGAACAATTCGCCCAGGCTCTACGTTTCGGCTTCTACCTCGCACCATGCCACGACAAGAATTCGGTAGCGAACAGGATCAATGCAGGAATGACAGATTTTACTGAATCGACCTTTGCCGGATTTCTTCTTGATGTCGTTTAATCAGACTCGAACAATGGCGAAGCGACCCATAATTGCTGATATCGCCCGGGAAGCCGGGGTTAGTGTTGCCACCGTTGACCGAGTTCTGAATGCCCGTCATCCGGTGCGGAAGGAGACTGCGCAGCGGGTCTTAGCGGCGGCACAGGCCATCGGATATCACGCCGCAGGTCTTATCAAGCAGCGCCTGCAGCCGGACCTGCCGCAATATCGGCTTGGCTTCATCTTGAGAAAACCGACTCACCACTTCTACCAGGGCTTCGCGCGTGAGGTCGAAGCGGCGGTCAACGCGGCGAAGTGCTTCCATGGCACTTCGCTCATCGAATTCGCGCCGTCGCACATGCCGTGCGACCTTATTCCATTGCTCAAGGAATTCGGAGCGCGCTGCCACGCGATCGCCATGGTGGCGCCGGACCATCCGGCGATCACGGCAGCCGTCCAAGAACTCAAGGCAAAAGGCATCCCCGTTTTCTCGCTGCTTTCCGATTTCGCCGAAGGTGTTCGTGAGGGTTATATCGGCCTCGACAACCGCAAGGTCGGGCGGACGACAGCGTGGATGCTTTCAAAGGTCGCAAGACGGCCGGGCAAGGTGGCGGTTTTTGTCGGCAGCCACCGTTTTCAGGGGCAGGAGCTGCGGGAGGTCGGCTTTCGCTCCTATTTCCGTGAGAATGCACCGGCATTCGAGCTGCTCGATCCGCTCGTGAACCTTGAGGCACGGCAGATCACCTACGAGGCCACGCTGGATCTCATGCAACGGGAACCCGAACTCACCGGCTTCTATGTGGCCGGCGGAGGTATGGAGGGAGCGATCTCCGCGCTCCGTGAAGAAGGCGAAAGCCGGGGTCTCGTCGCGATCGTTAACGAGATCACGCCGGAGTCACGGGCTGCACTCGCAGATGGCATGATCACGATGTCGGTCGCCACGCCCCAGCGCCTGCTTTGCCAGGAACTGATGACGCTGATGGCCCAGGCCATCAAGGTCGGCACTTCGGAGACGCTTGGGCAGACTTTTCTGCCGTTTGAGATTTATCTGCCGGAAAACATCTGAAAAACTGATAAAATACTATCATGAGAGCCTAATTTCCTTTCATTCATGAAAGAAAAGCAGCGGGAGTTTGATTGACTCACCTGCCTGATTCCGGTCTCGTTTAACAACGAATGATTGCTGCGCGGCGGAAGCCAGTCAGCCGAGAACGACGACCCGCACTTCATGAAGAGAGAGGAAAGCCATGCGTCAAGCATCGCTCCGCTTTGCGATCGACCGCATGACGCCGCCCCATCTTGCCAGGGCCGCACTTGCTCGCGGCCCGGGCCTGACTGGCATCGACATTAGCTATCATCTCGATGGCAATTTCATTGCGCGCGAAAAGCCGGCTGCAGACGTCCGTCTTGCTAACGGATCAATCGTCACGACTATCTTCATCAACGCCTTTTCGTGTTTCAATGAATCCCCGCGTGCAAGGGCGAGGCGAGCAAACTCGTCGATTGTGCAGCGGCCTGCGGAGCGAAAACGCCGACGAATGCGATTCGCCAAGGACATCCACGCGCTGGACAATAGGCGCACTTGCCTCGGGCATCGATTTCATGGCGCGAGATGGATGATCACATGCAACACGATGCTCGCAACTCCGAGCAAAGTGCCAGGCAGATCTCGTCACGCTGCATATCGCTTCCAAAAATGAAAAGTCCTAATTCAAAGTCCGAGACGAATCACGTGGCCCCTAGTGTGCAGTTGCACGAGAGGGCGTCAGACATCTTCGAAGCATCGAAAGCACCCGCCGCCGCCTCTGGGCTCGAAGCCACGTTGGCCAACGTCCTCGACCTCCTGCCATCGTTGGTGCAGGTGCGGCACGGCATCATCTCGCTCAGCGACAGGTCCGGCATACCAGACATGACCGTCGGGGCCGGCTGGAGCGAAGGCAGTGATGAGCGCTGCCGGAAGCATCTGCCACGGGGGGCGATCGACCAGATCATGACGACGGGCATGGCACTGGTGGCCGAGAACATAGCGTTGGAACCGGCCTTCAACGCCACCGACAAGGACGTGCTCGGGGCGTCCGAAACCATGGAAGTGTCGTTCATCGGCGTACCCATTCGCGTCGATGCGAACGTCGTGGGCACGTTGACCATCGACCGCATCCTCGACAACAAATCAGGTTCCCTCCTCGAATACGACCTGCGCCTCCTCACCATAATCGCCAATCTGGTTGGGCAGACAGTGAAGCTGCATCGCCTGTTCGCCTCCGACCGCGAGCGACTGATGGCCGAGAAAATCCGGATGCAAAAGCAATTCGGCGAGCTCAGGCAGCCTGGGCATGAGGGCAAAAGGGCTCATGTCAAGGGGATCATTGGCGACAGCCCGGCGCTTCGCGGGCTGCTTGAGAAGGTCGCGTTAGCAGCCAGGTCCAACAGCACCGTTTTGCTGCGCGGGGAATCCGGGACCGGCAAGGAGCTGGTCGCCAAGGCCGTTCACGAGCTGTCGGGGCGCGCCAAGCGGCCGTTCATCAAGCTCAATTGCGCAGCGCTCCCTGAGACAGTCCTGGAATCCGAACTGTTCGGTCACGAAAAGGGTGCCTTTACCAGTGCATTCAACTCGCGCAAGGGGCGCTTTGAGCTCGCCGACAAGGGAACGTTGTTTCTGGACGAGATCGGTGAGATTTCGGCCTCGTTCCAGGCAAAGCTGCTGCGCGTGCTGCAGGAGCAGGAGTTCGAGCGCGTCGGCAGCAACCAGACGATTAAGGTCGACGTTCGCGTGATTGCCGCCACGAACAGGAACCTGGAAGACGCGGTTGCAAGGAACGAGTTTCGCGCCGACCTTTATTATCGCATCAGCGTTGTTCCCCTGCTGGTGCCGCCATTGCGCGAAAGGCGCGGTGATATTCCGCTCCTTGCCGCTGAGTTTCTCAAGAATTTCAACAACGAGAACGGCCGTATGATGGTCTTCGATGCGAGTGCGACTGAAGTGCTGATGAACTGTGCTTTTCCCGGAAATGTCCGCGAGCTTGAAAATTGCGTGCAGCGGACAGCGACCCTCGCAGCGGGAAAGTCAATCGTCAGAAGCGACTTTGACTGCTCACACGGCCGATGCCTTTCCGCGATGTTATGGAAGCACGCGTCTAAGGAGACTTCGCCGAAATTCGAGGCGATCGCACCATCGCCACTAAACCCGGCCATGAAATCATCTGGTGCCTTTGCATCGCCCGCCGTTGCGACCCCGCCTGTTGACAGCGAGCAGGCACTGCCAGCGCCTGATCGGATAGGCCTCGTGAGCGACGGGAAGCTGACCGATCGCGAGCGTCTCATCGCGACGATGGAAAGATCCGGCTGGGTACAGGCAAAGGCAGCGCGCCTGCTTGGATTGACGCCGCGCCAGATTGGCTACGCGCTGAGGAAATACGGTATCGAGATCAAGTGTCTCTGAACGGGCTGTCGAACTTTCGATATGTGGGGGCCGCGCGACAGAGCGAGCGAGGCGAATAGCTGGGTGAAATCAAGGGTTGGTTCATTCGGCGCGGACCTCCGCGAGGCGGTCCAGCCCCCTATCGGCGCCAAGAACGGCCCGCCGTTATGGTCGCTCTGTCGGTCCTGTCGATCGGCTCTGCGAACTAGTGCAATGAGGATTTGCCTGTGTAAAACCAGTTCGCCGGGTAGCCGGGCAGTGCGCCGGCGTTGTCGCCGGAGTTCGCGCCAGAACCGTCCCTGTAGTACCCCACCGTCTGAAAGATGAAGCTATTGCGTTCGATATCAACGAGAGCGATGACGTGCGGCCTCCACCCTAATCTCGGATCGAAATCGTTCGTCGGATCCTGGAAACGTGAGTCAACGCCCGCGGTCAGGTAATCCTTGCTGCCTTGTTCGCCGGATCCGCAGAGCATGTTATTGTCCTCCCCAAAAACGTGCGGTTTGTCGCGGCTTCTGTCACCGGAGAGTTCGTGCCATGCCTTGTCGCCGTAGGGTCGGTGATCGGCCTCGCGGGCTAAAGATTGAGAGTCGCCTCGACAAGCGTCGGTTCTGTCGCTGCGGTCAGGTCCCACGCTCACATCGTCCCGCTCATTTTCGATTGCTTCGGGAGTTGGTTGACCCCTAAGAAACTGTTTTAGCTGCAGGACAAGCTTTCTCATTGCAGTCTCCCGATGCCCCCGCGACGAAGCACTTCGTATACCGCTCACCGAGCCATTGCGGTAATCGTTTGCCGTTATGAATGCATTTGCCGGATGGATGTTTTTTCACGTGCTCTTCGCCCTGCTGCCTTCAGTGACGGGCGGGACCGCGGCGGCCTGCACTTGGCGACATTCGACGCGCGAAACCGCTGGACGAGGATGTTGGCGATGCCCGCGCAGGACCGCCAGCTTGTAGCCAAAGGGCCATTGGGCCGATGCAGTGACCAACTGGCCAGCACGGCTCTCCGAGGTGGCTTATTCGCTGCTCGTGCTCAGCAAGATAGGGTCGGGCCTCAGAGCGTGGGGCATGAACGTCGCCAACTGCGCAGTATGCCTCCGGCCCTTGTTGCTGTTGCCCGCGCGCTCGCCGTCATTCTGCGTCGCATGAGAGGTCGGTCTCGTCCATCAACACAAGCTTCGCCGGACCCGCGAAGGCAGACGCTCAAGGCGCTTTGGCTGATCCGCACCGACTGCTCACCTCCGTTGAAGGATTTTGAATCAGCACAAAAGCAACTGTCACATGACCATCGAGTCATCATCACAGGACATGCTGTAGTTGCAGCTCGGTCGGCTGGTCCGTAAAAGCAGATCGGGATCATCGTCGGCCCGTAGTCCGAGATATTCAACTTCTCTGCAGCCGGCGGCTAGGATGGCGTCGCCTGTCGCAGTGCCTTGGCCAGCCTCTCGGCCGCTTTAACAGTATTTCGCTTTGGGGGACCGCCACGCGCTGCTCGGCCGGCAGCTGAGAATTGCGATCGCCCATCCATGTGCTTCGCGCCTTTTCGGAAAGGCGATGATCTCGAGAAACGGGCAGGACGGCGCACGAGTTTCAACTGCTGGAAATCCTTCTCGCCAAGAAGGCCGGACCAGCAGCGGCCTGGAAAAGAGCTTCGTCACCAATCGCGCCACGCCGTCGAAATGGCCGGGGCCGAACGCGACGCACAGCCTTCGCTCGCCCCGCTCACCGAGACCGCGGTGGCAACCACTCGAGATACATCTCTCGTGCGGCGCGTAAAGCATCCAGCGCCTAGCAGCTTGGCAGCGTCCTCATGCTCCGTGGGTGGGTAGGCGGCAACGTCGGCGGCGGTCGTTCAACTGCTTCTGGTTCGCGAAGAGGGTAAGGATCACCCGGTCGGCGCCTGAAGTGCGGCGCGCACCAAGCTGAGATGGCCCTTCATGCAAGGGCGCCCATGGTTGACACGACCGCGACTTTCATGCCCTGCCTTCGCCATGCCGCCACGGATTTGCGCGACTCGGTGGCGGTCCGGACGATCGGTGTGCTCATGTCGCTTCTCCTCCTTTGATGGCTTTCGGTTCATCGCCGAAGACATGTTCGGCAGCCGGAAACCGGCGCTCCTTCACGTCGCACGCGTAGGCCTCGATCGCTGCCGAAGCGGCCTCTCCCAGTTCGACATAGCGCTTGACGAATTTCGGGCGGAAGTCGCCGAACAGGCCCAGCATGTCGTCGACGACCAGGATCTGCCCGTCGCAGGCCGCCGAGGCGCCGATGCCGATCGTCGGGATTGGGATTTCCTCGGTGATGCGGCGGGCGAGCGGTTCGGGCACTTTTTCCAGTACGACGGAAAAGGCGCCAGCCTCGCTGACCGCAAGAGCATCGCGCCAAATGCGCTCGGCATCCTCGCCCCTGCCCTGCACGCGATATCCGCCAAACAGGTTGACCGCCTGCGGCGTCAGGCCGACATGCGCCATGACCGGGATTCCGCGCGCTGTGAGGAAGCGGATCGTCTCGGCGATCGTCGCGCCGCCCTCGAGCTTGACCGCAGCGCATCCGGTCTCCGCCATAAGGCGCGCGGAATTGCGGAAGGCCTGCTCTAGGCTTTCCTCGTACGAGCCGAACGGCATGTCGACAACCAGCAGCGCCCGCTCCATTCCCCGCCGAACCGCCTTGGCGTGCATGATCATCATATCGAGCGTCACACTGAGCGTGGAGGGAAGGCCGTGGAGAACCATGCCGACGCTGTCGCCGACAAGAACGATGTCGCAGTGGCCGTCAACCAACCTTGCGACCGGCGTGGTGTAGGCCGTCAGGCAGACCAGCGGCGTGCTGCCCTTTCGCGCACGGATGTTCGGCGGCGTGATCGCCTTGACGACACCAGCGGCGCTCAATCCACGTCTCTCCTCACCCAGCGTCACCCACGGCCAGTGTCGCGTTTGGCATATTTTTGTCGAGGTGCGAAGAGGTAAAATCGCCAGAGCGCGTGGTGTTGACGCGACGGGTGGAATGATAAAGAACAGAACTAAATCGGTTTAGACAGGCGGAGCTCTGCCAAGTAGGTCAGGAACTATGGATCAGGCAAAGGGACCAAGGAAAGGCAGAGTCACAGGCAAGACCAACGACGTCAATGCGGACCTCATCGCAGTCGTCGTTGCCGTGAACGACGCTGGACCTTGTGTTCTGACCATCGAACAGGGGGGCGCCCTTCCCTCGGGCCCGTTTGAGCTCGCTCATCGTTCGCTCCAGTCGGGCCTCAGGGCATGGGTGGAACTGCAGACCGGTCAGCCTCTCGGCTATATCGAGCAGCTCTACACCTTCGCCGATCGCGATCGGATCGGCGCCAACGAGCGCGTGATCTCGATCAGCTATCTCGCACTCACCCGCGAAGAAGATGCGGGCGCCTCGGGCAGGCGCAGCTGGGCCAGCTGGTACGACTATTTCCCCTGGGAGGATCATCGCTCCGGCAGGCCCCCGATGCTGGAAGAATTGTGGCCGCGCCTTATCGAATGGGCGGACGGCGCGGACGACGGCGCGACGCGCTTCGATCGCCGGCGGCGAGCGGCGGTCGCCTTTGCCTTGGACGACCGGGCATGGAACGAAGAGCTAACACTGCAGCGCTACGAGCTGCTGTATGAAGCCGCCCTGGTGGAGGAAGCAAAACGCGGCGGAGATTCGGCCATCCTCGCTCCGGTGCCGGGCAGATCGATGAGCGCCGATCATCGCCGCATTCTGGCAACGGCTATTGCGCGGCTGCGCTCCAAGATCAAATACCGGCCTGTTGTGTTCGAACTGATGCCGCCGCTCTTCACGCTTTTACAGCTACAACGAACCGTGGAGGCGCTCTCCGGCAGGCTCATCAACAAGCCGAACTTTCGCCGGCTCATAGAGCAGCAGGAGCTGGTTGAGAAGACCGGCGCGACGACCGCCGAGACCGGCGGCCGGCCGGCGCAGCTCTACCGCTTCCACCATGCCATTCTAGACGAGAGGCCTGTGGCCGGCACAAAATTGCCGCTCGCACGGGCTTGACACCACTTATAGTCACAACGATTATATAGGCCTTATAATCGCGTTGACTATAACTGGAGGCTCGATGAGCGCCGTCCTGCCTTCGAGCGCCTCACTATACGACCGCGTTCGGCGCGTTATCCCACCGATCGAGTGGCCGCTCTTCGTCGAGGACATCGACGCGATCCTGGAACTGAAGCGACAGCGCAACGCGGTCATTCTGGCGCATAACTACCAGACGCCGGAGATTTTTCACTGCGTGGCTGACATCGTCGGGGACAGCCTGGCGCTGGCCCGCAAGGCGATGACGGTCGATGCCGAAATCATCGTGCTCGCGGGCGTGCATTTTATGGCCGAGACCGCCAAGCTCCTCAATCCGGACAAGACCGTGCTCATCCCGGATCTCGGCGCCGGCTGTTCGCTGGCCGAGTCGATCACCGCCGAAGACGTGCGCCTGATGCGGCAGCGTTATCCGAGCGTTCCAGTGGTGACCTACGTCAACACCTCCGCCGCGGTGAAGGCTGAATCCGACATCTGCTGCACCTCGGGCAATGCGCTCGCGGTGGTGAAATCGCTCGGCGCGCCGCGTGTGATCATGCTGCCCGATGAATATCTGGCGAAGAACATCGCCGCGCAGACCAAGGTCGAGATCATTGCCTGGAAGGGGCGCTGCGAGGTGCACGAACGCTTCACCGCGGCCGACATCCGCGAGCTGCGTGAGGCCCATCCCGGCATCAGTGTACTTGCCCATCCCGAATGTCCGCCTGAAGTGGTCGCGGAAGCCGACTTCGCCGGCTCGACGGCGGCGATGTCCGACTATGTCGCGCGGCATAGGCCGGCGCGTGTGGTGCTGATGACGGAATGTTCCATGAGCGACAACGTCGCGGTCGAGCATCCGGAAGTAGATTTCGTGCGCCCATGCAATCTGTGCCCGCATATGAAGCGCATCACGCTCGCCAACATCCGGACCGCGCTCGAGGAGAACCGCTACGTCGTCACGATCGATCCTCATGTCGCTGAACGGGCCCGCTGGGCTGTGGAACGCATGCTCTTTGTATGACGGCGGACATCCATCACATTGGCGGAGCGCCGGTCATCATCGGCGCTGGTATCGCCGGGCTCATGACGGCGCTACACTTGGCGCCGCAACCAGTCGTCCTTCTGTCAAGGACCTCGCTCGGAACCGAAGGCTCGAGCATTCTAGCCCAGGGCGGGCTCGCAGCGAGTCTGGGGGAGGACGACAGCCCCGACCTGCACCTCGCCGATACGCTTGCTGCCGGCGATGGGCTTTGCGACGAACAAATGGCCAGGCGGGTGGTAGAGGCCGCACCTCAAGCCGTCGAGAATCTCATTCGTCTTGGTACTCCTTTCGACCGCTCGCTAGACGGGAGGCTGCAGCTGGGCCTGGAAGCGGCGCATTCGCGTCGCCGCATCGTGCACGCCGCCGGCGACGCAACCGGCCGCGAGTTGTTTCGGGCGCTACTCGGCGTGGCGCGGCGAACCCGTTCGATCACGATCATGGAAGGCATGACAGCGCTTCGCTTGGTTGTCGCAGAGGGCAGCATTGTTGGCTTGCTGACTGTCCTGCATGGCGCCGTGTTCGCATTGCCCACACGCCGCGTGGTGCTGGCGACCGGTGGTATAGGCGGCCTGTTTTGCGATACAACCAATCCGCTCTCCTCATTCGGGCACGGCCTGGCGCTTGCAGCCTGTGCTGGAGCGGAACTAGCCGATCTCGAATTCGTGCAATTCCACCCGACGGCCCTCGACATTGCGCGCCGGCCAATGCCGCTTGTCAGCGAAGCAGTGCGTGGCGAAGGCGCGGTGCTGATCGATGAGCACGGCCATCGCTTCCTGGCAGACACGCCCGGGGCAGAACTCGCATCGCGCGATGTGGTCGCGCGGGCGATCTCCGATCAGCTCGCAGCCGGGCATGGCGTCTATCTCGATGCCCGACATTGTCTCGGGAAGAAATTCGCAAGACGCTTTCCGGCAATCGACGCTATTTGCAAGCATGCCGGCATCGATCCGGCGGTGGAACCCATTCCCGTACGGCCCGCTGCTCACTATCACATGGGCGGCGTGGCCGTTGACGCCGAGGGGCGAACTTCCGTTAGCGGCCTGTGGGCCTGTGGCGAAGTCGCATGCACAGGACTGCATGGCGCCAACCGGCTTGCCAGCAACTCGCTGACCGAAGCGGTTGCAACCGCCGCCTGGGTGGCTGAAAGCGTCGCGGGTACCTCTGCGGGTTGGCAGTGGCCTAGGCTTCCGGCAACTGTTCCCATCCGGCCCGACCCTTCACCTATTCGCCCGATTGTGTCCAATGCGCTTGGCATTGTTCGGAATGGGAAATCATTGTGCGACACGGTCGCGACACTGCTGCCGATCTCTGTTTGCGAGACGGCCGCGGCCGATCCGGCCCTGGTGGCATTGTTGATGGCGATCGCCGCCCTTCGGCGCGAGGAGAGCCGCGGCTCCCACTTTCGATCCGATTTCCCCGGGCGCGATGCCGCCGCCCTCCCCTCACGATTGACGCTCTGCACAGCTTTTGAGAATGCCGTCACGCTCAGATGGCAAGCATCCGAACGGAGCCGTTGACATGACTTCACTTGCACCACTTCCCCAGATCATCATGGAGCCCATCGTGCGTTCTGCCCTGCTTGAAGACCTGGGCAGAGCCGGCGACATCACGAGCGATGCGATCATCCCCGCCGATTGCAAAGCGACGCTGGCGTTGAATGCCCGGCAGGCAGGCGTTGTTGCCGGGCTCGACTTGGTCATGTTTGCCTTCCTGCTGGTCGATCCCGGGATCAGCATCCAGCTGCGGTGTCCTGAGGGCGGCAAGGTTTCGGCCGGCCAGACCATCGCGATCGTAAACGGGCCGGCGCGCAGCCTGCTGACGGCGGAGCGGACGGCGCTCAATTTCTTATGCAAACTCAGCGGCATCGCGACGGCAACGGCTACGCTCGTAAACGCGGTGAGGGGCCATAACGCAAAAATCGTGTGCACACGCAAAACGACGCCCGGCCTGCGTGTCCTGGAAAAGTATGCGGTACGAGCGGGCGGCGGTGCCAATCACCGCTTCGCGCTCGACGACGCCGTGCTGATCAAGGACAACCACATCGCCATTGCCGGCGATATCCGCACCGCAATCGAGCGGGCGCGCAGCGCCATCGGTCACATGGTCAAGATCGAGGTCGAGGTCGACAGGCTGGACCAGTTGGAGATCGCGCTTACAGCGGGCGTCGACGCCGTGCTCCTCGACAACATGTCGGTCGAGGACCTTGCGCAGGCTGTGGCTATGGTCGGTGGCCGCGCGATCACCGAGGCTTCGGGCCGGGTAACGCGGGCGAGTGCCCCGGCAATTGCGGCGACCGGCGTCGACCTCATATCGGTCGGCTGGCTTACCCACAGCGCGCCCATTCTCGACATTGGTCTCGACATGCCGGCCGACCGAAATTGCAACAGGCATCTGAACTGATGGAGAGGACATGAACCGGGATCGCAGGAACTCCTTTGGTCGCAGGCTAACCTGCGTCAGCACGTCCCCGGTTCCACCAACAGCCGACGCAAGCCTTCTCGGCGCCAGGCGACACGCTTCAACAACGGAGGCGGGAGGGACGGACCAGCAAGGCACAGAAAGCCGCGTCGCAGTCCTTGGCGTCATCATCTGCCGACTCGACGAGATGCGCCAGTTGGCGGCCTCTCACGGGCTGGAACTTCTGAGTTATCTGCTGGACGTCGCCTTCACCGAATCCTGCGACGCGATCAGAAAGGAGCATTCCTGTGCTCAGAGTAAAATAACGGAAACCGTAATCCCCACGGATGACGTGAGTTGAGCCTGCGGGCAGCAGTTGGAGAGTCCGCTCAAGAGCGCCACCACTCGCGTTTCGATAGAAGACTTCCCGCTGGCATGCGCCTTGTCTTCAGCATCCACTGCAACGCTCCAGGTCACGGACGGAAGATTATGGAGAACAAGACCTTATGAACGAACTCAGCCCAGACCTGACCTCGGATCCAATCGGTTGGGCGCTTCCCCGTTGGACGCGAGCGGAAGCCCAAGCGCTCCACGACGCGCCATTCAACGACCTTTTGTTTCAGGCGCAGACCGTTCACCGGCAGAATTTCGATCCCAACAAGGTCCAGCTGAGCCGGCTTCTCAGCATCAAGACCGGCGGATGCCCGGAGGATTGCGGCTATTGCAGCCAATCGGCACATCACGAAAGCGGGTTGAAGGCGTCAAAGCTGATGGAGGTCCGGCGCGTCATCGCCGAGGCGACCAAGGCACGCGATGCCGGCGCCACCCGCTATTGCATGGGCGCGGCCTGGCGAAACCCGAAGGCGCGCGACATGGACGCGGTGGTGGCGATGGTCGAGGGTGTCAAGGCACTCGGCATGGAGACCTGCATGACGCTCGGCATGCTCGATCTTGAGCAGGCCGCTCGTCTGAAACAGGCCGGTCTCGACTACTACAACCACAACATCGACACCTCCGAGCGCTATTACTCAGAGATCATCTCGACCCGGACATTTGCCGACCGGCTGGACACGCTGGCCAATGTCCGCGACAGCGGCATCAAGGTCTGCTGCGGCGGCATCGTCGGCATGGGCGAAGAACCGGTGGACCGGATCGACATGCTGGTGACGCTGGCCAATCTGCCGGAGCACCCGGAAAGCGTGCCGATCAACATGCTCATCCCGATCGAGGGCACCCCGCTTGCCGAGGCTGAACCCATCGAGCCGATCGAATTCGTGCGCGTCATCGCGCTGGCGCGCATCATGATGCCGAAATCGCATGTCCGA
It encodes:
- the panB gene encoding 3-methyl-2-oxobutanoate hydroxymethyltransferase, translating into MSAAGVVKAITPPNIRARKGSTPLVCLTAYTTPVARLVDGHCDIVLVGDSVGMVLHGLPSTLSVTLDMMIMHAKAVRRGMERALLVVDMPFGSYEESLEQAFRNSARLMAETGCAAVKLEGGATIAETIRFLTARGIPVMAHVGLTPQAVNLFGGYRVQGRGEDAERIWRDALAVSEAGAFSVVLEKVPEPLARRITEEIPIPTIGIGASAACDGQILVVDDMLGLFGDFRPKFVKRYVELGEAASAAIEAYACDVKERRFPAAEHVFGDEPKAIKGGEAT
- a CDS encoding pantoate--beta-alanine ligase: MSTPIVRTATESRKSVAAWRRQGMKVAVVSTMGALA
- the nifA gene encoding nif-specific transcriptional activator NifA, with protein sequence MDDHMQHDARNSEQSARQISSRCISLPKMKSPNSKSETNHVAPSVQLHERASDIFEASKAPAAASGLEATLANVLDLLPSLVQVRHGIISLSDRSGIPDMTVGAGWSEGSDERCRKHLPRGAIDQIMTTGMALVAENIALEPAFNATDKDVLGASETMEVSFIGVPIRVDANVVGTLTIDRILDNKSGSLLEYDLRLLTIIANLVGQTVKLHRLFASDRERLMAEKIRMQKQFGELRQPGHEGKRAHVKGIIGDSPALRGLLEKVALAARSNSTVLLRGESGTGKELVAKAVHELSGRAKRPFIKLNCAALPETVLESELFGHEKGAFTSAFNSRKGRFELADKGTLFLDEIGEISASFQAKLLRVLQEQEFERVGSNQTIKVDVRVIAATNRNLEDAVARNEFRADLYYRISVVPLLVPPLRERRGDIPLLAAEFLKNFNNENGRMMVFDASATEVLMNCAFPGNVRELENCVQRTATLAAGKSIVRSDFDCSHGRCLSAMLWKHASKETSPKFEAIAPSPLNPAMKSSGAFASPAVATPPVDSEQALPAPDRIGLVSDGKLTDRERLIATMERSGWVQAKAARLLGLTPRQIGYALRKYGIEIKCL
- a CDS encoding LacI family DNA-binding transcriptional regulator, whose protein sequence is MAKRPIIADIAREAGVSVATVDRVLNARHPVRKETAQRVLAAAQAIGYHAAGLIKQRLQPDLPQYRLGFILRKPTHHFYQGFAREVEAAVNAAKCFHGTSLIEFAPSHMPCDLIPLLKEFGARCHAIAMVAPDHPAITAAVQELKAKGIPVFSLLSDFAEGVREGYIGLDNRKVGRTTAWMLSKVARRPGKVAVFVGSHRFQGQELREVGFRSYFRENAPAFELLDPLVNLEARQITYEATLDLMQREPELTGFYVAGGGMEGAISALREEGESRGLVAIVNEITPESRAALADGMITMSVATPQRLLCQELMTLMAQAIKVGTSETLGQTFLPFEIYLPENI
- a CDS encoding dicarboxylate/amino acid:cation symporter; this encodes MLTPLAPSVKRAPRKTLFAKPYVQVLVAILLGVAVGHFYPQIGENLKPLGDAFIKLVKMIIAPVIFLTVSTGIAGMSDLQKVGRVAGKAMVYFFTFSTLALIVGLIVGNVIQPGAGLNIDLTSLDVQAVNGYASKAHEQSVTGFLMNMIPTTIVGAFVEGDILQVLFFSVLFGIALAMVGESGKSVLSFLQDLTAPVFKLVGILMKAAPIGAFGAMAFTIGKYGIGSVANLAMLVGTFYLTAFLFVFGVLGAVCRYNGFSIFSLIRYIKEELLLVLGTSSSEAALPSLMEKMEKAGAKRSVVGLVIPTGYSFNLDGTNIYMTLAALFIAQATNTDLSVGDQVLLLLVAMLSSKGAAGVTGAGFVTLAATLSVVPAVPVAGMALILGVDRFMSECRALTNLVGNAVASLVVARWEGELDQAQLKAAFCGHQPAETSTGQPLITPAPSNSAASLPVEPPGWSQTPDDRAAGSKQTLAGR